The genomic window CATCACTTTGATGCGGCGAGGCCGTTCTCTGATCGGAAAATCGGCCTTGGACTCACCGCCGAACCCTCGAGATGGGTCCAACGGATCACGACAGTCGTCCACATCGAGCTCGACCGGAACTGCCGACAAGTGGTGGGAGCATTGGGTTACAAACGAAGCGACCAGGCGCGCAGCCTTTGCCGCTTTTATTGTCGACTCGATTCACGCTACCATGTTTGGCCACTCGGCGGTAATGGTCGCTCACGAGATGAGACTACCCCTTCCCTGTGACGAATCCATGTGGCGGGCTGGAAGTAGCTCTGAGGTCTGGCGGATCGAGTCAAACTTGATGTCGAATGGAATCAAGCCGACCTCGTTCTTGGAGGGTCTTAAGCGAACGCTGAGCGCTCAGGAGGTACACACAACCTCGTTCGGGAGAACCGTGTTGATGGCAGGCCTCTTGAGTGTGTCGTGGCACATGCATCAGCGGGATCTTCAAGTCAATGTGCTGGGCGGTGGTATTATCCAGGCTCTTGGTGGCCGAGACCGATGGCGTGCCACACTTACTCGCGCGTATGACACATGGAAGGTTGACTTTGACAAGCATCTGGATCGCAGCGAATCTTCGGATCCCTATCGAGATGACGCCCTGAAGCGAAACGAGTTCAACGTTGTGTTTGAGAGCCGTACGGTTCTGCACCACTTGGCACACATGGCCATGCATGCGGACATTGTGGATTGCCAGATGTTTGCGCGAGCGAAGCGTCTTCTTGGCCGTGCTATTGGTCCGCAAGAGTTCAACAGCGCTCAGAGGCGTATCAAGGACCATTGGGCCCATTCGGCTCGAGCGAGAGATGCCGCCTTTTATGCACTCAAGTTCTTGTGCTCTGTGCTGGCCCCTGACCAGGTGACGCCCGCACATGCAGGAGGTTACCATCTGGATGAGCCGTACGATGCGCGTGATGACGTTCTCCTGAACCGACCTTGGGTGCTGTACTTTGCCGCACTGGTAGTCTGGAGCTACGGTTTTGCTCTTGAGGGAGCTTGTCCGGAAGTGCCGCTACCAACAAATCGCCAGGAGAAACTTCAACACATGAGAAACTACTTTATCAAGTTCGGTACCATCGAGAACCCAGGCAACTTGCAGGGCAGGACGGGAATCAACGCGAACACAGCACTCCTGATGATCCTCAAGGATACTTTTGAGGGGACACGGTGGGAGCTCTTGCACGAAGCGGCAACTCTGTTGAACAACTGTATCATCCTCAACCAGGGCGGGACGATACACTAAAAGGGGGTTGGGTGTGATTTGAAGGCGTGGGGACACATATACTGGGATATACGGGAATTGGCGTATGGAATCAAGAGATGGAATATATAGGGCACAAGGGAAGGGCACGATGGATTTGAGACAAGACGTTTGATGATGAAAGCGACATGCATGTCGCGATTAGAAGGGGTGGGAGGCTTCATACGATGGGCTGCTTTTGTATTTTAGAATACCCCCAATGTCTTTACGACAGCGCGTTTCCTTTCTAGCTCCTCGGTGTTGCAGGAGAAGTACAAAACTGATGGGCGCATTCGCCATCCTCACTCATTCTGCTATTCCGATCGTGTAGCTTGTGATGTGTTGCCCGTGCCCATGAGGCTTTCGattattctaataaattaacAATACCAATTCATTCATGGTGCTGATGATGAACAATTATCAAGTCGGAAACACCGACATCTGTAAGAGGTAGCTCTGCATCATGTAGCAACTCTGACAGTTCTTCTCCGtccatctcgtcgtcgtcatcatcctcttcgtcctcatcgtcagagTTGTAAGACATGTCGGCCTCAAGGTCAATCTCGGCATCCATATCGATGAGAGCTGCGtatgggaggaagagggcgttCGGCAGAAGGTCATCCTCCATGTTAGCGACCTGATCAGCAGTTCCGACCTTCCAGAACGCCGTGGGGCCAGCGGGGCCATGGTCATCATAGTCCCTGCGCTGGGGTAAGTAGCTGTTGAAGACTGGATGGGATAATGAAGAATACCTATCAAACCAGTTACCCACTACACCGCGAGCTGAGCGCACGCCACCGATCTGAACGCCTTCGCTGCGCCAGCGTTCGACGCCGTGGAAGATGGAAAAGGTTGTCCAGCGAACTTCTCCCTCCCGGGTTAGACGGACGGTACCTTTCGAGGCGAATGCTCACTTGTTAGCTCTCATGCTACTAGTCATGATGGAAGCTGGCCAAGACAGGAAACCAGAGGCTTACCTCGGATGTGTGAGTTGGCGTTGTGGTCGAACGAGTCATCCAAGGACCGCGAGATGCCTTTAAAGTGCACGACTGGCAGGTCTTGTCCATCGTCCGGCCCGGGGTTCTGAATGGATGTGACCTGGAGACGGAGCATTATTAAACGAGTAGCCTCGCCGACGTCAAGGGCAGGTCGTGGCGCATCAGGAGCGACAAAATCGTGATCAGGAAAGTTGAAGGCGAAGAAGTCGCTGTAATCGAGGAAGCAGACAATCTGGTGCCTTGTCGGTCAGTCTCGCCCAGATCATGAGATGGAAAAAGAATGAGGGGGTGGGGGATGAGGGGGGGTAACAAACGCGGTACCATGTGCCTGTGACGCCGTAGGGATCGCGGGCCTCGAGGGAGGTCAGATCGTGCGGCGGAGGGACTTTGAAGCTGTCTGACCAGGAGCCGGAGAATGGCTTGTCCCAGATCTCACCAAATATTTGAGGAACCTTGCGTCTGGGGCCGACATTGTTGCTCAGGACCAcgaggatggcctcgacCTTTTCCCAGTCAACACCATCGGAGCCGTCAGCCAGAAATGGTCCCCATCTAGAGTTCATGGTGTACTCGCGCATATCGTACACCTTGGAGCACGCAAATGGATAAGTCCTGTGAGAGCGCAGACGGCCCGCATTAAGAATCGGTCGTCCATGGAGGCAGTGAAGATGAGCGCTCTTCTGCTGAATGGCCCTACGGTCCGCATTTATTGACTGAGGGGCTGCAGATGCtgagtggtggtgatggtcacGAACACGCTCAAATAGAGAAGAGCGCTGGAGAAAGGCCTCTGACGTGGTTCCATCGCGGAAGATGCGCTGCAGCAGGGCGGCGTTGCGCGAGGTTGCGTGTGTGCGGGAGGGGTTGACAGATTCATCCGAGGGAGAGGCGTTTTTGAGGAGGTGAGTGACGATGTGGTGAACAAAGTCCAGTTCGTGTCTCTGATGAGTTTCAGTAGATGTTCTTTGGTGGTAAAGATGGTTTCTGGGGATGATGCGCTTGAATCTCACCTTGTCCGCCGCAGCTTGGCGATTACATATCGTCTCGAGTCGGACAAGATCTCGAACCTCTTGCTCCCAGTTCAGACCGGTATTATCAGTGGGTTCATCCTACGTCTCATTAACCATCATCTCCGGGTGGGATTTCTTAAGATGCACGCACAAGCACATCCAGGTAGACCTGACGGAACAAGTTACGGTTTCCTTTGATGAAAGCGTGCAGGGCCGAGCACACGCAGGGCACTCTCAACACCAGATCAGCGGGGGGGAGAAACTGCAGTATATGATGCAACACCTCTGCGGGGAGCAGAGTGAGGAGCTTGGATTCACCAGCGCCGGGCAAGAAGGCGTCGTCCATTTTAGAGGTGAGTGAAAGAAGAGGTGAACAAaggtgaagatgacgatATCGACGGGGTTTCTGTTGTACTCGAGAGTTTCTTCGGACTTAACGGAGGGGCCTTTGTACGCCTCCACTGTTTGGTTTGCGGAGGTTAACGTTAGAGCCCAGCGGTTCGTCCGGAGCCGGATAACGTCCTTGCAGGTGGGGTTGTAAGATGACGGCAGTGCTACCCTAGATTGACACGAGAACCATTGAATTTGATGATAGGATTTCTCTGACAGCGGTTACAATGTAAATAAGTTATTCATAAATAATGTTTAAATAGAGTTGGATTGGCACACGTGAATATCCTGCAGTGTACGCGTCATAGTGCTATTCGTGGGTAATATATTTCGATGTTATCTGGGTTGCCTAAACGGGGAATCTGGAATCAAGCCTGCATCTCAACAACAATATCATTACTATCTGCAGTAGAGAGGCCTAAGACCGAAGCCCGATAGACCATTAGACATATCAAATTATTCCATGTCTTATTACTGATAACCTTAATGACGGACATTAAGCAGCTGTATTGAAAATGGACACCTTGCCTTTTGCCAGCTGAGGAGGTTACTATCTCACCCCTCCACGCAACCCCCCAACATCGACCTTCGGGTAACCCTTGAGATTCTTGACGTATAAAATCTATATCTTGGCCTTTGGTTCGGGATCGATATTCACTTTGCCATGCTCACAAACAGCCAGCAGCGAGTTATCACTCTTCTTTCTCATCGTTCCCCTCAGAGTTGCCAGTTTCTTGCCGACCTGGATAATCTCGCAATCAATGAGCACCTCCTCACCCACCGGCACCGGCCTCATGTAGGTGACGTTGAGAGTACGGCTCACGCCCATGCCGAGCCAGAATCCGGGCCGGTTCACCAGGGCGAGTGGCAACGTGGTGCACCAGTCGAACAGAGTAGCTGCGCATCCTCCGTGCAAGTTCCTGAGGCGGTTACAGTTGTCGGGTTGCACTGTGTAAGAAAAGACACATGACGGATGAGGCCCTTCGGCGTTGACGGATACCAGGGAGAGATGGGGGATGAGAGAGTGCATCCAGTCCTGGGGATGCGTGTTAGAAAATGTACTCTATGAGATGCAGGTCATTGCTTACCCCGGCTTTGAGATGACCACTCTCATCTTTAGTGAGCTGAAGCCATGCCTTGACTTTTTCCTCGGGACCGCCTCCCAGTATTGCCTCTCGGTGGCCTTTCATAGACTCGGCTGCCGCCTTGAGGTTCTTGTCTCGTGTGTTAGACATTATGATGAATGAGTGATAATGTGATAACGGTGAGTGAGTGATGATGGGGGGAATATTGTTGATATCGAGAGTGCCTGTATTATTGCCGAATTGGGAGCGGCCGAGGTAGATGAACAGAAGAAACCTTTTACCTAGGAGCCAAGAGAAATACACAAATACTAACAATAAAAGCCGACAACTACGCTTGATATAACTAATTCCCAACTGCTGATGTTTACCCCTTCTAGGAAAGACGCCAGAAGTTGCCGAGGCACATCGGCCAACGTCACAGGCGCCCCCCGGCCTCCACCAACGGCAACGCGCCGAAAGGGAATAGGTCGCGGTCGGAATCTGGGGTCGCTAATAATTCCTTGGGGGTCAATCCACCTCCCAACTCCACCATCATCGACCATCATCTGCGAATCCACCACGTGCAACTCTTCACCTCGCGTTTCCCAGCTTCTCATCACCCCAATCCATCAATACCCCCCAAGTCGCGCATCTATAGCAACCTCATGGAGTTCGTCACGGCCCTTCGGGGCACCTTTGACGAGCAGAAGCCGTCCCTCTTCGAGGTTCTCTCGGAGCAGCAGCTCAACGCCCTCCTCCCGCCCACCCTCCGCTATCTCCTCACCATCGCGACCCATCGACACCCGCGATACCTCCTGCGCATACTAAACTCTTTCGATGAGATCTACGCCGCCGCCATGCTGCTCGTCGAGCGCCACTACCTGCGAACCCGCGGCGGCTCCTTTACAGAACACTTTTACGGCCTCAAGCGCGAGAAGGGTCTGCATGCCGAGGTCCCCCGCGCGAGCATGTCGGCCCCTGACCTCGTGCGCGAGACTTTGAAGTTGTCCACAAAGGACGTGTGGAAGAATctgctcgtcctcgtcggtaTCCCTTATCTCAAGCGGAAGCTCGACGAGAGCTACGAGGTGAATGCGCCCAGAGCCCTGCTCGGCGCGGCATACACGCGAATGCCCGATAACCCGACCCTTCGCGACCGCTTCCTGTATTATTACCGATGGTTCCTGCGGAACATATACCCGAGCGTCAATGCTGGCTATTACTTTGCCATGCTGGCCTTCAACCTTGCCTACCTCTTCGACGGTAGCAAGTACCATAGCCCGCTCATGTGGCTGATAGGTACCCGTGTGCGGAGGATGACGGGCGCCGACTAcaaggccatcgaggcctTGACGCAGACACCCGAGAGGGGACACAGACCTGGGTTGCGTTCATTGTTGAACCCTCGTGAGATGGGACCCCGACTACTTTCTGGCCTGTCTCTTCTGCTGCCGACCAGCATCTTTGCATTGAAGTTTCTAGAGTGGTGGTATCAGTCTGATTTTGCAAAGCAACTATCAAGAAAGGCCACAGAGAGTGTTGATCTCCCTCCGCCCGTGATATCCGGGCTGGGTCGCAAGAGAGGATCGGATAAGAAGAAGAGCGAAGATACAGCTAATGAGGGCGAGACGACTCCTTCAGCCGAGGATGCACCCATTGCCACTCCATCATTGCTCCCTGTTTTCACAGTCCCATTCCCAGAGGACTCGGCATTGTGCCCAATCTGCGTTGACGAGATTGTCACGCCGACGGCCTGCCAGACTGGAGTCGTCTACTGCTACACCTGCATCCACAAGTGGCTGGAAGGACAACACCCGAAACAGGAGGAGTTCATGGAGGCCCACGAAGGAAAGTGGGAGAGCGGAGTAGGGAGATGCGCGGTCACTGGGAAGCGTGTGCTGGGCGGAACTGAGGGCTTAAGACGGATCATGGTATAGAGGGAGCGAGCTGCATGCGTCGAGGACGCGAATTGGGTGGGAAAAAAAGCGTGCAATTTTCAATACCCGGGCGTCTTGGGATGTTTCACCCTTAATTGAGGAGGCTTGATCGAGTCTCAATTCGGGTTGATATTGGAATCTAATTTAAATGTGACACCAGGACAGATGCATCAGAGGTATAATTCTATTTCCACTCGAGGATCATGAAGCTATCATGAGACTCATGATATGACAAACAATGCATTTAGAGCATTGGTTTTTACTATGAATCTCTTTGGATATTACATCCTGTTACCTATTTGCATGTTACTATACTGC from Fusarium falciforme chromosome 2, complete sequence includes these protein-coding regions:
- a CDS encoding 4HBT domain-containing protein; amino-acid sequence: MSNTRDKNLKAAAESMKGHREAILGGGPEEKVKAWLQLTKDESGHLKAGDWMHSLIPHLSLVSVNAEGPHPSCVFSYTVQPDNCNRLRNLHGGCAATLFDWCTTLPLALVNRPGFWLGMGVSRTLNVTYMRPVPVGEEVLIDCEIIQVGKKLATLRGTMRKKSDNSLLAVCEHGKVNIDPEPKAKI
- a CDS encoding F-box domain-containing protein: MDDAFLPGAGESKLLTLLPAEVLHHILQFLPPADLVLRVPCVCSALHAFIKGNRNLFRQVYLDVLDEPTDNTGLNWEQEVRDLVRLETICNRQAAADKVRFKRIIPRNHLYHQRTSTETHQRHELDFVHHIVTHLLKNASPSDESVNPSRTHATSRNAALLQRIFRDGTTSEAFLQRSSLFERVRDHHHHSASAAPQSINADRRAIQQKSAHLHCLHGRPILNAGRLRSHRTYPFACSKVYDMREYTMNSRWGPFLADGSDGVDWEKVEAILVVLSNNVGPRRKVPQIFGEIWDKPFSGSWSDSFKVPPPHDLTSLEARDPYGVTGTWYRIVCFLDYSDFFAFNFPDHDFVAPDAPRPALDVGEATRLIMLRLQVTSIQNPGPDDGQDLPVVHFKGISRSLDDSFDHNANSHIRAFASKGTVRLTREGEVRWTTFSIFHGVERWRSEGVQIGGVRSARGVVGNWFDRDYDDHGPAGPTAFWKVGTADQVANMEDDLLPNALFLPYAALIDMDAEIDLEADMSYNSDDEDEEDDDDDEMDGEELSELLHDAELPLTDVGVSDLIIVHHQHHE
- a CDS encoding Peroxin-12; this encodes MEFVTALRGTFDEQKPSLFEVLSEQQLNALLPPTLRYLLTIATHRHPRYLLRILNSFDEIYAAAMLLVERHYLRTRGGSFTEHFYGLKREKGLHAEVPRASMSAPDLVRETLKLSTKDVWKNLLVLVGIPYLKRKLDESYEVNAPRALLGAAYTRMPDNPTLRDRFLYYYRWFLRNIYPSVNAGYYFAMLAFNLAYLFDGSKYHSPLMWLIGTRVRRMTGADYKAIEALTQTPERGHRPGLRSLLNPREMGPRLLSGLSLLLPTSIFALKFLEWWYQSDFAKQLSRKATESVDLPPPVISGLGRKRGSDKKKSEDTANEGETTPSAEDAPIATPSLLPVFTVPFPEDSALCPICVDEIVTPTACQTGVVYCYTCIHKWLEGQHPKQEEFMEAHEGKWESGVGRCAVTGKRVLGGTEGLRRIMV